One Spirochaeta africana DSM 8902 genomic window carries:
- a CDS encoding arginine deiminase family protein: MEIQLESEIGPLRTVVVHTPGSEIESVTPASAEELLYNDVIPLDDVQQEHTQLMAVLNRVSAVVQSTDLLRQAVVTSEQRRELALSLMRPEVRQRADSGWLRELSELSPEAFLQAAIQGVPNRRASFADFLSRRRYDIPALPNWYFMRDAAMAYHRGIVIGAMAYPVRRNEALLARAMLAPYSPVIWDGSCARDPEISLEGGDFLVARRDLLVVGLSERTSAAGLDQLLTALQQYRTEAGLDIPFEVIAVQLPHERTCIHLDMAVTQLDLDCMLVYEPLILGRRRAPVVRCQVVPGKPPRIFYADSLPAALAAAGMPVQTVACGGVDPVVAEREQWLAGTNMFSYGPGKAIGYDCNRATLEELDRAGFEIVRADDVLSGVSDPLAPGRRIIAVSGTELARGGGGVRCMTLPLYRDPVD, encoded by the coding sequence ATGGAAATCCAGCTTGAATCAGAGATTGGCCCCCTGCGCACGGTTGTGGTGCATACCCCCGGTTCAGAGATTGAGTCCGTTACCCCGGCCAGTGCCGAGGAATTGCTGTACAACGATGTGATACCGCTGGATGATGTACAGCAGGAACACACCCAGCTGATGGCTGTGTTGAATCGGGTTTCTGCGGTGGTGCAGTCCACGGATCTGCTGCGGCAGGCGGTGGTAACCAGCGAGCAGCGTCGCGAACTTGCCCTGTCGCTCATGAGGCCAGAGGTTCGGCAACGGGCGGATAGTGGCTGGCTGCGGGAATTGAGTGAACTCTCCCCCGAAGCATTTCTGCAGGCGGCTATTCAGGGGGTCCCGAACCGGCGAGCCAGTTTTGCCGATTTCCTGTCCCGGCGACGCTACGACATTCCCGCTCTGCCCAACTGGTATTTTATGCGGGATGCGGCGATGGCCTACCATCGCGGTATCGTTATCGGGGCTATGGCCTATCCGGTACGGCGCAACGAGGCCTTGCTGGCACGCGCCATGCTGGCGCCGTATTCACCGGTTATATGGGACGGCAGCTGTGCTCGGGACCCGGAGATATCGCTGGAGGGGGGAGACTTTCTGGTAGCCAGGCGGGACCTGCTGGTAGTGGGGTTGTCGGAGCGAACCTCGGCAGCAGGTCTTGATCAGCTGCTGACCGCCTTGCAGCAGTACCGCACAGAAGCGGGACTGGATATACCGTTCGAGGTGATTGCGGTGCAGCTGCCGCACGAGCGGACCTGTATCCACCTGGATATGGCCGTAACCCAGCTGGATCTTGACTGCATGCTGGTCTACGAACCCCTTATTCTGGGGCGCCGCCGAGCACCGGTGGTGCGCTGTCAGGTGGTGCCGGGGAAACCCCCGCGTATTTTTTATGCTGATTCCCTCCCGGCGGCGCTGGCGGCAGCCGGGATGCCGGTTCAGACTGTAGCCTGTGGCGGTGTCGACCCGGTGGTAGCCGAGCGTGAGCAATGGCTGGCCGGCACCAATATGTTCAGCTACGGCCCCGGCAAGGCGATCGGCTATGACTGCAACCGCGCCACACTCGAGGAGCTGGATCGAGCCGGCTTCGAGATTGTCCGGGCCGATGATGTCCTTAGCGGCGTATCCGACCCCCTGGCTCCCGGACGCCGGATTATTGCCGTGAGCGGTACCGAGCTGGCCAGGGGAGGAGGCGGTGTCCGCTGCATGACCCTGCCGCTGTATCGTGATCCCGTTGATTGA